A stretch of Vulpes vulpes isolate BD-2025 chromosome 4, VulVul3, whole genome shotgun sequence DNA encodes these proteins:
- the LOC140598731 gene encoding rho GTPase-activating protein 20-like, with the protein MTEEEKINAAQRLLAQLPNVNVVVLRYLFGVLRNIEQESSPNQISAYDLSVCIAPSILCPPNCGSLELEENFIKKASLIQFLYENCLKILGEDITSLMGDNSKSCHYNEKAAGTVDNLISFRETQTARLPGVMADT; encoded by the exons ATGaccgaggaggagaaaataaatgcagcccagag gcttctagctcagctgccaaatgtgaatgttgttgtcttgcgataccttttcggagtgctacgcaacattgagcaagaatcctcacccaaccagatatcagcttatgatttatcagtgtgtatagccccaagcattctttgtccacctaattgtggcagcttggaattggaagagaacttcataaaaaag gcttctctgatacaatttttgtatgaaaattgtctgaagatattgggtgaagacatcacttctctcatgggagataattcaaagagttgtcattacaatgagaaggctgcaggtactgtggataatttaataagctttagggagacacagacagcaaggttgccaggggtcatggcagatacttaa